The nucleotide sequence TCGCGGGCGGCGGTGCCGCCCTGTACGTGGAGAGGTGGACCCTCGACGGCCCGGAGCCGTACGCCGTGCCGCTCCCCCTCGACCAGCCGGAGGAACCCGGCACCCAGCTGCTCCCGCTCGCCGACGGACGGGTCCTGGTCGCGCGCCGGGTGGACGGGCGGCGGAACACGTTCTCGCTGCTCTACCCCACCGGCCCGGCCACCGGGGAGCTCCAGCTCGGCGCGGTCGAGGCGCCGGGCTCCGAACACCTGGTGCTGCTGCCGCCCTCGCCGGACGGCATCTGCGCGTACGCCCTGTGCGTCGGCGCGGAGACGAGCACGCTCTGGCTGGTCGCGGGCGGCGCCTTCGGCCCCGAGCGGGTCGCGGAGGTCCCCGGCCGCTGCTCGGGCGGGGTCTGGCTCGACCGTACGGGGCGGATGCTGGCGCTCGACCGGCGGCTCGGCGACGGGCCGGTGAAGGCGGTCGCCGTCGACCTGGAGCGGGGCGGGGAGGTGACGCCGCTGCTCCAGATCACCGAGGACAGCGACGACCGGCTGCTCCTCGCGGACCCGGACAGCGGGCTGCTGCTGATCCGCTCCGACGCGCCGTCGCCGGGGCACGACCGGCTCGGCTGGGGCGTGCTCGGCAGCCTGCTGCCGGTGCGGTTCCCGGAGTGCCTGCGGCTGGACGACGCGGCGGTGACGCCGTTCGCCGTCCAGCCGGGGCAGGTGCTGATGCCGGAGAGCTGCGCGGTGGCCCTGCGGATCGACGCGGCGGGCGGCAGCTGGGTCGGGACCTGGCAGCCCTCGGCCCGCCGGATGGGTCAACTGGCCGCCCCCGTGGGCTGGCTGGCCGGTGCGGGCCTGTGGACGGCGGGCGGTGTGCTCCGGCTGCCGTACGCGACCCCCGGGGCGCCGTGCGGACTCGCGGACGTGGAGGTGCCGCCCGAACCGGAACCGGAGCCCGGGCCGGTGGCGGCGGTCGCCGAGGAGCCCCGGGTGTGCCGTCCGGTGCCTCTGCAGCAGGCGCCTCTCACGGACCGCAGACCCGCTGGTTAGAATCTCGGGCTGCACAGCAGGACCGATGTCAACGGGGTGAGTTGGACCATGTCGCACACCAGCACGGACGGGCAGGAGCCGAGCGGCTCCGGCAAGCACCGCGGTGAGGCCGCGCCGACGGAGGACTCCGCGTCCTCCCCGCACGGCCGCCACCGCCGCGAGCCCGACGGGCAGTAACGGGCGGGCAGGCAAGGCGAAGGGCCCCGGGGCGACCCGGGGCCCTTCGGCTTCCCCACCCTTCATTCCCCACCATTCCGCCGGCCGGACCGCACCCCGGCCGGTGGAAACCCGGCGTGAACCCCTGACGGCTCCTGACAGCTCTGACGGCCCTGGCGGACTCAGCCCTTCTTCAGGCCGAGCACCTCCGACGCCGCGAAGGTCTCGCCCGTCGGACGGGACGCGTAGTGCGGGGTCAGGAGTCCGTCCAGTTCCTCGTACGTGAACGCCTCCTTGGCCGTGTCGAACTTGGCCGACACCCTGGGCCGTTCCACGATCGCCACCATCCCGCCGTGCACGACGAGCAGCTGGCCGTTGACCCCGGCCGCCGCGGGGGAGGCGAGGTAGCCGACGAGCGGTGCCACGTGCTCCGGGGAGAGCGGATCGAGCTCGCCCTCGGCCGTCGGCTCGGCGAAGCCGGCGAAGACGTCCTCGGTCATCCGGGTCCTGGCCCGCGGGCAGATGGCGTTGGCGGTGACCCCGTACCGGGCGAGCGCCAGCGCCGACGAGGTGGTGAGGCCCACGATGCCGCCCTTGGCCGCCGCGTAGTTGGGCTGTCCGGCGGAACCGGCGAGGAAGGCCTCGGAGGAGGTGTTGACGATCCGGCCGTACACGCCGGTCTCCCCCGCCTTGGACCGGCCGCGCCAGTGCACGGCGGCGAAGTGGGTGGTGTTGAAGTGGCCCTTGAGGTGGACCCGTACGACCGAGTCCCACTCGTCCTCGGTCATCGAGAAGACCATCCGGTCGCGCAGGATGCCGGCGTTGTTGACCAGGACGTCCAGTTTGCCGAACTCCGTCACGGCCAGGTCGACCAGGCCCCGCGCGGTCTCGAAGTCGGAGACGTCGCCGAGGTGCGCGACCGCCCGGCCGCCCGCCGCGACGATCTCCGCCGCGACCTCCTCGGCGGGCGCGGCGGAGGCCGCCCCGGAGCCGTCGCGGCCGGGCTGTCCGTAGTCGTTGACGACGACGGCGGCGCCGAGCCGGGCCAGTTCCAGGGCCTCGGCGCGGCCGAGGCCGCGCCCGGCGCCGGTGACGATCGCGCTCAAACCCTCAAGAGGGAGTGACATCTCGCAGAAGTCCTCTCAGATCGCGATGCGGGTCAGATCTCGATGCGGGTCGGATCTCGGTGCGGGTCAGATCTCGATGCGGGTCACTCAGATCTCGATGCAGGTACGGAGCGCGGCGCCGGTACGCATCTGCTCCAGGGCCTCGTTGATCCCGGCCAGCGGTACCCGGTGGGTGATGAGCGACTCCAGGTCGATGCGGCCCGCCCGCCAGAGCGCGATGGCACGCTCGTAGGAGCGGAGCACGTCCCCGCCGCCGTACATGGAGGGCAGGATGCGCTTCTCGTCGAAGAACAGCTCGAACATGCTGACCTGGAAGTAGTCGTCGAGGGCGCCCGCGCCGACGACGCAGAGGGTGCCGCCGCGCCGGGTGTTCTCGTAGGCGGTGCGGGCGGTGGCGGACTTGCCGACGACCTCGAAGACGTAGTCGAAGCCCTCGCCCGCGGTGATCCGCTGCTTGGCGTCGGCGAGCGCGTCCGGGGCGACCGCCTCGGTGGCGCCGAAGCGGAGCGCGGCCTCGCGGCGCGACGCGACGGGGTCGACGGCGACGATCTGGGCGGCGCCCTGGAGCTTGGCGCCCTGGATGGCGGAGATGCCCACGCCGCCGCAGCCGATGACGGCGACGGACGAACCGGCCTCCACCTTCGCCGTGTTGATGGCGGCGCCGAGTCCGGTGGTGACGCCGCAGCCGATGAGGGCGGCGATGTCGAAGGGCACGTCGTCGGGGATCGGGACGGCGCAGCCGGCGTCGACGACGACCTCCTCGGTGAAGGTGCCGGTGCCCGCGAAGCCGAAGACGTCTCCGCCGGGACGCTTGAAGTTGGGCGTTCCGGCGTTCATGAAGCCGGCGAGGCAGAGCTGGGTCTGGCCGCGCTTGCAGGCGGGACAGCTGCCGCAAGCGGGCAGCCAGCAGAGCAGCACCCGCTGGCCCTGGTCGAGTCCGGTGACGCCGTCGCCGACGTCGAGGATCTCGCCGGCGCCCTCGTGGCCGGGGATGAAGGGGGCGGGCTGCGGGAGGACGCCGCTCATGGCGGAGACGTCGGAGTGGCAGAGGCCGGTGGCCCGGACCCGGATCCTCACCTTGCCGGGGCCGAAGCCCACCGCCTCGACGTCGTCGAGGACTTCGAGCTTGTCCTGGCCGATCTCGTGCAGTACGGCTGCGCGCATGGTGCGGCTCCAATCGCGATCAGGAGTGTTCGACGAGGGTGTCGGCGAGCACGGGGGCGTCGTCGCGCTCCACGGCCGTCACGGTCACCTGGACGCGGCCCTCGTCGGCCCACATCCGGATGCGCAGGGTCTCGCCGGGGAAGACGATCCCGGCGAATCGGGTGCGGTACGAGCGGACGCGGGCGACGTCGCCGCCGAGCACCGTGTCCACCACCGCCTTGAGCGTCATGCCGTACGTGCAGAGGCCGTGCAGGATCGGCCGGTCGAAGCCGGCGAGCGCGGCGAACTCGGGGTCGGCGTGGAGCGGGTTCCAGTCGCCGGAGAGCCGGTAGAGCAGCGCCTGGTCCTCGCGTACGGGCCGCTCGACGGTCTTGTCGGGTTCGCGGTCGGGGAGGGCGAGGCGCTCGGAGGGGCCGCGGTCGCCGCCCCAGCCGCCCTCACCGCGGACGAAGATCTGGGCGTCGCTGGTCCAGAGCGGCCCGTCGGCGTCGGACGCCTCGGAGCGCAGGACGAGGACGGCGGCCTTGCCCTTGTCGTACACGGCGGCGACGCGGGAGGTGGAGACGGCGCGGCCGCCGGCCGGGACGGGGCGGTGGAGGGTGATCGACTGGCCGCCGTGCAGGACGGCGGCGAGGTCTATGTCGATGCCGGGGGCGGAGAGCCCGCCGACGACCCCCATGCCGGCGCCCGCGACGGTCGCGAAGCTGGGCAGGACGTGGAGCCTGGATTCGAGGGTGTAGCGGAGCTCGTCGGGGTCGGTCGCGGGGCTGCCGGCGCCCAGTCCCAGGTGGTAGAGCTGGACGTCCTTGTGGTCCCAGGAGATCTCGGCGCTGCGGGGTTCGGCGGCGACGGCCTTGGCGGGGTCGATGGGCATCGGGCTGCTGCTCCTCGTGGCGGTGAAGACCTCGGCGCGGCCGTCCGCACCGTCGGCCGCACCGAGGCCGTGCGGGGACCGTCCCGTACGCGGCCGTTCTAGAACGCGTTCTAGGTCGGTGGACCCCATGTATAGCCGAGGCGGGGGGAGTTGGGAACCCTCCCGACAGGCGTCAACTGACGGTACGTCAGGTATGGCGGGATGCGCACCGCGGCGGCACCCGGGACATTTGTCACGGCCAGGTCCGTACATCCACGCCTGCCGGACCCCGGCCCCCGATTCGTAGCGTCGTACCCATGACGAACGAGACAGCGGTCGCCTTCACCGGAGTCACCCGGTCCTTCGGGCCGGTCCGCGCCGTGGACGGCATCGACCTCACCATCCCGCGCGGCGAGACCGTCGCCCTGCTCGGCCGCAACGGCGCCGGGAAGTCCACGGCCATCAGCCTCCTCCTCGGCCTCGACGAGCCCGACACCGGCCGCGTCACCCTCTTCGGCGGCTCCCCCGACCGCGCCGTCGCGGCCGGCCGGGTCGGCGCCATGCTCCAGGAGGGACGCCCCGTCCCCCGGGTCACCGTGCGCGAGCTCGTCGCCTTCGTCGCCCGGACCTACCCCCACCCCATGCCGGTCTCCGAGGCCCTCGCGCTCGCCGACCTCACCGACCTCGCCGGCCGCCGGGTCGACCGGCTCTCCGGCGGCCAGACCCAGCGGGTCCGGTTCGCCGTCGCCCTCGTCGGCAACCCCGAACTGATCGTCCTCGACGAGCCCACCGCCGCCCTCGACGTCGAGGCCCGCGAGGTCTTCTGGACGTCGATGCGGGGCTACGCCCGGCGCGGCAACACGGTCCTGTTCTCCACCCACTACCTGGAGGAGGCCGACGCAAGCGCCGACCGGATCGTCCTCATCGACTCCGGCCGCGTCCTCGCCGACGGCACCGGCGAACAGCTCAAGCGCGCCGCCGGCGGCAGCCTCGTCTCCTTCGACCTGGCCGGCGCCCCCAGCGAGGACCTGCCCCTGCTGCCCGGAGTGACCTCCGTCGAGATCCGCGGCGACCGCGCCCGGCTGCACACCGACGACTCCGACGCGACCGTCCGCGCGCTCGCCGAACGGAACGCGATCCGGGGCCTCGAAGTCGCCCCCGTCTCCCTCAACGACGCCTTCCTCACCCTCACCGCGCACGCCCCCGCGGCGGGCACCCGCACCCTGGAGACGACCCGATGATCACCGAGTACGTACGCCTCGAAGTGCGCCGCACCCTGCGCGACACCGGCTTCGCCATCGGCACCGTCGCCGTCCCGGTGATGATGTACCTCCTCTTCACCAACCTCGGCGGCCAGAACGAACCGGAGTGGAAGGCCGCCTCCATGGTCGGCATGGCGGCGTACGGAGCGCTCGGCTCCGCCCTGTCGATCGGCACCGGCGTCGCCGAGGACAAGGGCACCGGCTGGCTGCGACAGCTGCGGATCACACCGATGTCACCGCGTCAGGTCGTCATCGGCCGCGCCCTGACCGGCTCGGTGGTGGTGCTCCCGGCGATCCTCGGAGTTCTCCTCGCCGGCGGCCTGTTCAACGACGTCCGGCTCGCCGCCTGGCAGTGGGCCACGGTCGCCCTCACCCTCTGGCTCGGCTCGCTCCCCTTCACCCTCCTCGGCATCGGCAACGGCTACCGGCTCACCGCCCAGACGACCGGCGTCGTCAACATCGCCTGCAACCTCGGCCTCGCCGTCCTCGGCGGACTGTGGTTCCCGGTGAGCCTCTTCCCCGGCTGGCTGCGCGCCCTCTCCGAGTACACCCCCACCCACCGCTTCGCCGAACTCGGCGTCTCGGTCGCCGACGGACACGCCCCCGGCGTGGCGGCGCTCGCCGTCCTCGCGGTCTGGGCGGCACTGTTCGGGGTGTACGCCGCGACCTCGTACCGTCGTTCGGCGAGGACGGCGTAAGGAGCGGGACATGACGAACCGGCAGCGGCGCCGGGAGGCGCGGTGCGAGCGCCCCGACCGGGGACCCAGCGGGCTGAGCCTGCTCCCCTGGCTCCTGATGGGCCTCGGCGCGCTCTCCCACCTCATCGAGGGCAAGGCCGCCAACCCCTGGCTCGGCGCCCTCGGCCTCCTCGCCTTCAACACCCTCTACATCGCGATCGTCTTCCGCGCCTTCGACCCGCCCCGCCGCGAGGCACCGCTGACCCGGGTCCTCCTCGTCGCCCTCGGGGCGCTGACCTTCGCCCTCGCCATCGGCTACGGCAGCGGATGGCTGCTGCTCTTCCCGCTCCTGGGCCTCGCCGTCGGGGCGGTGGTACGGGGCAGGAAACGGCTGCGGCTCATCGTCTTCCCCCTGGTCGCCGCGGTCGGAGTGGTGACGTACTGGCGCGACGGCTGGGACTCCCTCGGCGTCGTGTACGGAACGTTCATCTCGGTGATGGTGACGGCCGCCATCCTCGCCCTGGACGAGACGGTCCGGGAACTGCGCGGGACCCGCGAGGAACTGGCCCGCACGGCGGTCGAGAAGGAACGGCTGCGGTTCTCCCGCGACCTGCACGACCTCCTCGGCCACACGCTCTCGGTGATCGTGGTGAAGTCCGAGGTCGTACGCCGGCTCGCCCCGCGCGACCTGGACGCGGCCCTCGCGCAGGTCGCGGACATCGAGTCGGTGGGCCGCCAGGCGCTCACCGAGATCCGGGAGGCCGTCACCGGCTACCGCGAGGGCAGCCTCGCCACCGAGCTCGACCGGGCGCGCGACGCGCTCTCCTCGGCCGGCATCGAACCGGTCGTACGCCGCTCGGGACCGCTCCTCGAGCCGCAGACGGAGGCCCTGCTCAGCTGGGTGGTCCGGGAGTCCGCGACCAACGCGATCCGGCACAGCGGCGCCGCCCACTGCGAGATCACCCTCTCCGGCACCGCCGACCGGGTCCGCCTCACGGTCACCGACGACGGCCGGGGCACGGCCGGCACCACCACTCCGGGGAGCGGTCTGCGGGGCCTGCGCGAGCGGGTCGCGGCGGCAGGCGGCACTCTTGACTCGGGACCGGCCCCACGGGGCGGGTTCCGGGTCACCGCGGAGCTCCCCGTGGAGGCCCCCGGGCCGGACGAGGGGGAGCCGACGACATGATCCGACTGCTGCTGGCGGAGGACCAGGGCATGATGCGCGGGGCGCTGGCCCTGCTGCTCGGCATGGAGCACGACATGGAGGTCGTCGCGCAGGTGGGCCGGGGCGACGAGATCGTGGACGCGGCGCTGCTCGCGCGGCCGGACGTGGCACTGCTCGACATCGAGCTGCCGGGGCGCTCGGGCCTGGACGCGGCGGCGGACCTGCGCGCCCAGGCCCCGGACTGCCGGGTCCTGATCCTGACGACCTTCGGCCGCCCGGGCTATCTGCGCCGCGCGATGGAGGCGGGCGCGGCGGGCTTCCTGGTGAAGGACGGCCCCGTGGAGGAGCTGGCCGAGGCCGTCCGGAAGGCGCTGCGCGGCGAGACGGTCATCGACCCGGCCCTCGCCGCGGCGGCCCTGGGCGCCGGCCCGAACCCCCTGACGGCCCGCGAACGGGACGCGCTGGCGGCGGCGGTGGACGGCGCGACGATCGCGGACATCGCGGCGGCCCTCCACCTGTCGGAGTCGACGGTCCGCAACTACCTGTCGTCGGCCATCGGCAAGACCGGCACCCGCAACCGCATGGAGGCGGTCCGGGCGGCGCGGCAGCAGGGGTGGCTGTAGGGGGGGTGTCCCGGCCCGTCGGCTACAGGCCCGCGAGGGCGGCCGCCCGCTGGGCCTCGAAGTTCCCCACGTACGCGTCGAAGACGGCGGCGTCCTCGTACTTGAGCAGAGCCTCGTCGTTGTACTTGAGCGCCGTCGTCGTGTAGGTGTGGCTGCCGGTGAAGACGATCTTCTTGTTGACGCCGCCGTTGTACGTGCCCTCGA is from Streptomyces venezuelae ATCC 10712 and encodes:
- a CDS encoding 3-oxoacyl-ACP reductase, yielding MSLPLEGLSAIVTGAGRGLGRAEALELARLGAAVVVNDYGQPGRDGSGAASAAPAEEVAAEIVAAGGRAVAHLGDVSDFETARGLVDLAVTEFGKLDVLVNNAGILRDRMVFSMTEDEWDSVVRVHLKGHFNTTHFAAVHWRGRSKAGETGVYGRIVNTSSEAFLAGSAGQPNYAAAKGGIVGLTTSSALALARYGVTANAICPRARTRMTEDVFAGFAEPTAEGELDPLSPEHVAPLVGYLASPAAAGVNGQLLVVHGGMVAIVERPRVSAKFDTAKEAFTYEELDGLLTPHYASRPTGETFAASEVLGLKKG
- a CDS encoding ABC transporter permease, yielding MITEYVRLEVRRTLRDTGFAIGTVAVPVMMYLLFTNLGGQNEPEWKAASMVGMAAYGALGSALSIGTGVAEDKGTGWLRQLRITPMSPRQVVIGRALTGSVVVLPAILGVLLAGGLFNDVRLAAWQWATVALTLWLGSLPFTLLGIGNGYRLTAQTTGVVNIACNLGLAVLGGLWFPVSLFPGWLRALSEYTPTHRFAELGVSVADGHAPGVAALAVLAVWAALFGVYAATSYRRSARTA
- a CDS encoding Zn-dependent alcohol dehydrogenase; this translates as MRAAVLHEIGQDKLEVLDDVEAVGFGPGKVRIRVRATGLCHSDVSAMSGVLPQPAPFIPGHEGAGEILDVGDGVTGLDQGQRVLLCWLPACGSCPACKRGQTQLCLAGFMNAGTPNFKRPGGDVFGFAGTGTFTEEVVVDAGCAVPIPDDVPFDIAALIGCGVTTGLGAAINTAKVEAGSSVAVIGCGGVGISAIQGAKLQGAAQIVAVDPVASRREAALRFGATEAVAPDALADAKQRITAGEGFDYVFEVVGKSATARTAYENTRRGGTLCVVGAGALDDYFQVSMFELFFDEKRILPSMYGGGDVLRSYERAIALWRAGRIDLESLITHRVPLAGINEALEQMRTGAALRTCIEI
- a CDS encoding response regulator transcription factor — encoded protein: MIRLLLAEDQGMMRGALALLLGMEHDMEVVAQVGRGDEIVDAALLARPDVALLDIELPGRSGLDAAADLRAQAPDCRVLILTTFGRPGYLRRAMEAGAAGFLVKDGPVEELAEAVRKALRGETVIDPALAAAALGAGPNPLTARERDALAAAVDGATIADIAAALHLSESTVRNYLSSAIGKTGTRNRMEAVRAARQQGWL
- a CDS encoding MaoC/PaaZ C-terminal domain-containing protein — protein: MPIDPAKAVAAEPRSAEISWDHKDVQLYHLGLGAGSPATDPDELRYTLESRLHVLPSFATVAGAGMGVVGGLSAPGIDIDLAAVLHGGQSITLHRPVPAGGRAVSTSRVAAVYDKGKAAVLVLRSEASDADGPLWTSDAQIFVRGEGGWGGDRGPSERLALPDREPDKTVERPVREDQALLYRLSGDWNPLHADPEFAALAGFDRPILHGLCTYGMTLKAVVDTVLGGDVARVRSYRTRFAGIVFPGETLRIRMWADEGRVQVTVTAVERDDAPVLADTLVEHS
- a CDS encoding ABC transporter ATP-binding protein; amino-acid sequence: MTNETAVAFTGVTRSFGPVRAVDGIDLTIPRGETVALLGRNGAGKSTAISLLLGLDEPDTGRVTLFGGSPDRAVAAGRVGAMLQEGRPVPRVTVRELVAFVARTYPHPMPVSEALALADLTDLAGRRVDRLSGGQTQRVRFAVALVGNPELIVLDEPTAALDVEAREVFWTSMRGYARRGNTVLFSTHYLEEADASADRIVLIDSGRVLADGTGEQLKRAAGGSLVSFDLAGAPSEDLPLLPGVTSVEIRGDRARLHTDDSDATVRALAERNAIRGLEVAPVSLNDAFLTLTAHAPAAGTRTLETTR
- a CDS encoding sensor histidine kinase, with the translated sequence MTNRQRRREARCERPDRGPSGLSLLPWLLMGLGALSHLIEGKAANPWLGALGLLAFNTLYIAIVFRAFDPPRREAPLTRVLLVALGALTFALAIGYGSGWLLLFPLLGLAVGAVVRGRKRLRLIVFPLVAAVGVVTYWRDGWDSLGVVYGTFISVMVTAAILALDETVRELRGTREELARTAVEKERLRFSRDLHDLLGHTLSVIVVKSEVVRRLAPRDLDAALAQVADIESVGRQALTEIREAVTGYREGSLATELDRARDALSSAGIEPVVRRSGPLLEPQTEALLSWVVRESATNAIRHSGAAHCEITLSGTADRVRLTVTDDGRGTAGTTTPGSGLRGLRERVAAAGGTLDSGPAPRGGFRVTAELPVEAPGPDEGEPTT